Genomic window (Ananas comosus cultivar F153 linkage group 1, ASM154086v1, whole genome shotgun sequence):
AACGCCAATCCGATCGTGGACCCGAGAAATATGAGCAGCCCCGCCTGCGTCTGCCCCTTTATCAGGCGGACCGACCGGAGCACGGCCTGGGGCCCGGAAACCTCTTCGAGCACCGAGATCACGGTGGCGAGATTGCATATGATGATTGTGTGGGCGTAGGCCATGGAGAAGGCCAATACGGTGAGCAGCGCAGGGTAGACGATGATCTCCGGCGGGTAGAGCATTACGGCGAACAGGTTGcagacgaggaggaggagggcgaggaagaGGGCGAGGCAGGCGGAGACGGCGACGCAGACGCAGAGGTAGGTGTAGAGGAGGCGGCGCCAGATGCGGGGGACGACGGAGGAGAGGAACTGGGAGGGGACGACGTGCTTGGCGGCGTAGGAGCAGGCGACGGAGTAGGCGATGGCGGCgcgggcgaggaggaggagggtgaggaggaagGGGAAGCAGACGGCGGCGGAGACGAGGGAGCCGGCGAGGTGGAGGGAGAGCTGCCGGAGGAGGTGGGCGGGGGGGAGGCCGCTGGAGAcggcgaggagggcgaggcggcgggcgagggcgcgggcggcggaggcggcggcgccggggaGGGCGTTGGAGAGGAGGAGCGCGGCGGAGACGgggcagaggaggagggcgaggatCGACATGAACGGGGAGGGGTCGGCGCGGAGGATGCGCACCGTCTCGCGCAGGATCTCGAGCGCGTTCATGGGGGGGAGCtccgggtgcgggtgcgggtgcggcggcggcggcgccggaggaggaggagaggtgcCGCGGCCCATGGTGGTAATTAAAGATGGGATTTTGAGGGTGGATCCGAGGGTTTAGCGATGTGCGTGGGGATCAAAATCGCATCTTTGCATTGGTTTTCTATGGTTTGTaggtggtagagagagagagagagaggccaaTTGAGCACGGATCTCTcgtagctgctgctgcttcttcttcttctgcttcttcttcagcttcttcttcctcctccccgTAGTGAGGAGTTGGGTAGTAactgaagaggaagagagagagagagagagagagagagagagagtgcgtgTGTGTGAGGGAGAAGCGCGAACGGAGGAGACGAGGGAATTGGCCAACTGGGGGAGATGGGATCTCGGAGGGGAGTgagtgaattaattaattacttacttagtagtaattaattaattaatgaaaaaaaggaGGGGGAATTAAGGATTGCGTGACATCGAGGAAAAGGTGTAAGTGGACTTCGGGCGGCGTTCGGGGCTCCAGCAGAAGTGGAGAAACTTCAtccacaccaaaaaaaaaaaaaaaaaaaaaaaagtaaaaaaaaaaagaaagaaataaagagagatttGCAGTAATGCTAGCTAGTATATGCTCCAATCCAGGAACTAAATTGAGAAAAGTGTGATGATTTCATGCTGAAACTGATGTTTCGAAGAAAAGACCGAGATTTTTGAtaaatattgttattttttatatgaataCAAGTGTCCATTCGGATCCAAAAAAGCATTATTTAAATAGAGCTGCTCCACGAACACCGAGTATTCTTTCCCTCCCCTCAAAACTTTCTGCTGCAGGAGTTTTCGATGAAGCATTTGCTTTTCAGCTTCACAACTGCATTTCGGATTCCGCAAAATCTTCAAATTATTTCTTCACCAACCACACTGTTGCTACTTCTTAGAGTAGAAAAGCTATTTTGAAAGTCGAACCAAACCGACACCGAAAAAAAAGTCTCgtggaaaagaaaatttcagataccaatGCTTCCAGAATATCCCCATCTCTCCCTTCGAAGAATAAAAGTAGTAGAAAGAGCATCATCATTATCATGCTACCAAAATTACAACAGGATTTGagtgaagaaaagaaaaagatagttGCTGTTCATGAGATCCTGCCTCATCTTAGTCTTAGTTCGTCGTCGTCGAGCATATAGCCCTCACAGGA
Coding sequences:
- the LOC109715523 gene encoding uncharacterized protein LOC109715523 is translated as MGRGTSPPPPAPPPPHPHPHPELPPMNALEILRETVRILRADPSPFMSILALLLCPVSAALLLSNALPGAAASAARALARRLALLAVSSGLPPAHLLRQLSLHLAGSLVSAAVCFPFLLTLLLLARAAIAYSVACSYAAKHVVPSQFLSSVVPRIWRRLLYTYLCVCVAVSACLALFLALLLLVCNLFAVMLYPPEIIVYPALLTVLAFSMAYAHTIIICNLATVISVLEEVSGPQAVLRSVRLIKGQTQAGLLIFLGSTIGLAFVEGLFEHRVKTLSYGDGSSRLWEGPLLVLMYSFVMLVDSMMSAVFYFTCRSSSIELLGENDTVADEEAILIELEENK